The following are encoded together in the Phocoena sinus isolate mPhoSin1 chromosome 11, mPhoSin1.pri, whole genome shotgun sequence genome:
- the FANCD2OS gene encoding FANCD2 opposite strand protein: MRQRCEFKQPCPCQKHARKIPCSDSSPLGLSMAGYQLWSPWTPPDEGFQWLQHTTPTPSSKHPFRASPCFPHTPSNLEVQLCFQEVSLVLDSPFLEPGVSPKLPCHTSELRTMNNKKGLVRKLQPVCLNGVDSVFGRVITAQPPKWTGTFRVSDKSAFCKIISREHQGPTGLKEPQIQMTVTMCK; encoded by the coding sequence ATGAGACAGAGATGTGAATTTAAACAGCCATGCCCTTGCCAAAAGCATGCTAGGAAAATTCCATGTTCTGATTCCTCTCCTCTAGGACTGTCAATGGCAGGATACCAGCTCTGGTCACCATGGACCCCACCGGATGAGGGCTTCCAATGGCTGCAGCATACAACACCTACACCTTCTTCCAAGCACCCCTTTAGGGCTTCCCCCTGCTTCCCCCACACCCCTTCTAATCTTGAAGTACAGCTGTGCTTTCAAGAGGTCTCTCTAGTTCTAGACAGTCCATTCCTGGAGCCTGGGGTGAGTCCCAAGTTGCCCTGCCACACGTCAGAGCTCCGAACCATGAACAACAAGAAAGGGCTGGTCAGGAAGCTTCAGCCTGTCTGCCTCAATGGAGTGGATTCTGTCTTTGGCAGGGTCATCACGGCTCAGCCGCCAAAGTGGACTGGGACCTTCAGAGTTTCAGACAAGTCAGCCTTTTGCAAAATCATCAGCCGGGAGCACCAGGGGCCCACTGGACTTAAGGAGCCTCAGATTCAGATGACAGTGACCATGTGCAAATAG
- the BRK1 gene encoding protein BRICK1, whose amino-acid sequence MAGQEDPVQREIHQDWANREYIEVITSSIKKIADFLNSFDMSCRSRLATLNEKLTALERRIEYIEARVTKGETLT is encoded by the exons ATGGCGGGGCAAGAGGATCCGGTGCAGCGGGAGATTCACCAGGACTGGGCGAACCGGGAGTACATTGAGGTCATCACCAGCAGCATCAAGAAAATCGCAGACTTTCTCAACTCTTTCG ATATGTCTTGTCGTTCAAGACTCGCAACACTAAACGAGAAATTGACAGCTCTTGAGCGGAGAATAGAGTACATTGAAGCAAGG GTGACAAAAGGTGAGACCCTCACCTAG
- the LOC116761778 gene encoding non-histone chromosomal protein HMG-14-like, with protein sequence MTVMVLVPESYFETAPAAGPSSSGGGRSGSGQAAQLREGSRRAAARRHPARARPAATMPKRKVSSAEGAAKEEPKRRSARLSATPAPAKVETKPKKAAGKDKSSDKKSATKGKRGAKGKQTEVANQETKELPAENGETKNEESPASDEAGEKEAKSD encoded by the coding sequence ATGACTGTCATGGTTCTAGTCCCTGAATCATACTTTGAGACCGCCCCCGCCGCGGGTCCCAGCAGCTCGGGCGGCGGGAGGAGCGGCAGCGGCCAGGCAGCCCAGCTTCGCGAAGGCTCTCGGCGCGCCGCGGCCCGCAGGCACCCGGCACGCGCCCGCCCCGCCGCCACGATGCCCAAGAGGAAGGTCAGCTCGGCTGAGGGGGCGGCGAAGGAGGAGCCCAAGAGGAGATCGGCGAGGTTGTCAGCTACTCCGGCTCCTGCAAAAGTGGAAACGAAGCCAAAAAAGGCGGCAGGAAAGGATAAATCTTCCGACAAAAAAAGTGcaacaaaagggaaaaggggagcaaAGGGAAAACAGACTGAAGTGGCCAACCAAGAGACTAAAGAGTTACCTGcagaaaatggagaaactaaaaatGAGGAGAGCCCAGCTTCTgatgaagcaggagagaaagaagccaagtcTGATTAA